In Sphingomonas sp. G-3-2-10, a single window of DNA contains:
- a CDS encoding DUF1993 domain-containing protein, with the protein MATELYDLTIPVFLRGFNALSVILEKGRAHADENRIPHEKLLSARLCEDMAPLTSQIQRASDAAKFTAVRLGQIENVPMDDNEASFDALLDRIARTVAFLESVDPAAINGREDADVELKTPNKSFAFKGRAYALNFALPNFYFHVTTAYAILRSRGVPLGKMDYLGGI; encoded by the coding sequence ATGGCTACAGAACTCTACGATCTCACGATCCCGGTTTTCCTGCGCGGCTTCAACGCATTGTCCGTTATCCTAGAAAAAGGACGGGCACATGCCGACGAAAACCGCATCCCCCACGAAAAGCTGCTGAGCGCGCGCCTTTGCGAAGACATGGCGCCGCTCACCTCGCAGATTCAGCGCGCCAGCGACGCGGCGAAATTCACCGCGGTCCGGCTCGGCCAGATCGAGAATGTCCCGATGGACGACAATGAAGCGAGCTTCGACGCGCTGCTCGATCGCATCGCCCGCACCGTCGCATTCCTCGAATCGGTCGATCCGGCCGCGATCAACGGGCGCGAAGATGCCGACGTCGAACTCAAGACGCCGAACAAGAGCTTCGCGTTCAAGGGCCGCGCCTATGCGCTGAATTTCGCGCTGCCCAATTTCTATTTCCACGTGACCACGGCCTACGCGATCCTGCGCTCGCGCGGCGTACCGCTGGGCAAGATGGACTATCTGGGCGGGATCTGA
- a CDS encoding 2-dehydropantoate 2-reductase — MARIAVIGAGAIGGTLAAWLAQTHDVTLCARSPLTDLEVETPEGVIRAAPLILTDPAEAAPVDWVLCTTKTYDCAGAAVWLDGLMGPETRLAVIQNGVEQRDRFPQVPQGRTVPVIIDLPVERTAPGRIVQRRNGTISVPEGANGEAFVALFAETIVAAATTPDFVTAAWKKLAINCSGIVSALTRRPAEVANDPHAAEVMRGLVRECIAVGRAEGATLSDRLADLVVEWTTRAHPQSVNSLHADFVAKRQTEVDARNLVIVRLGEKHGIPAPLNRAMAALLLASG; from the coding sequence GTGGCCAGGATTGCGGTCATCGGCGCCGGCGCGATCGGCGGCACGCTCGCGGCATGGCTGGCGCAGACGCATGACGTGACCTTGTGTGCGCGCTCGCCGCTGACCGATCTTGAAGTCGAGACGCCGGAGGGCGTGATCCGCGCTGCGCCGCTGATCCTGACCGATCCCGCCGAAGCGGCGCCTGTCGATTGGGTACTGTGCACGACCAAGACCTATGATTGCGCGGGCGCCGCGGTGTGGCTCGACGGGCTGATGGGGCCTGAGACGCGCCTAGCGGTGATCCAGAACGGGGTCGAACAGCGCGACCGCTTTCCGCAAGTGCCGCAGGGCCGCACCGTGCCGGTCATCATCGACTTGCCGGTCGAACGCACCGCGCCCGGGCGCATCGTTCAGCGCCGCAACGGCACGATCAGCGTCCCCGAAGGCGCCAATGGCGAAGCGTTCGTGGCGTTGTTCGCCGAGACGATCGTTGCCGCCGCCACCACGCCCGATTTTGTGACTGCCGCGTGGAAGAAACTGGCGATCAATTGCTCTGGCATCGTCAGCGCACTGACCCGCCGCCCTGCCGAAGTCGCCAACGATCCCCATGCCGCCGAAGTGATGCGCGGGCTGGTGCGCGAGTGCATCGCGGTAGGCCGCGCGGAAGGCGCGACTCTCTCCGACCGGCTGGCGGATCTGGTGGTCGAATGGACCACCCGCGCCCACCCGCAATCGGTCAATTCGCTGCATGCGGACTTCGTCGCGAAACGCCAGACCGAGGTCGATGCGCGCAATCTGGTGATCGTCCGGCTGGGCGAGAAGCACGGCATTCCCGCCCCGCTCAACCGCGCGATGGCGGCACTGCTGCTCGCGTCCGGTTAA
- a CDS encoding ATP-binding cassette domain-containing protein: MSFDLDLTKRLGDTEIACRIEAGEGLTVLFGASGAGKTTVLNMVAGLVTPDAGHVRVGGETLFDAVIDVPVEQRRAGYVFQEARLFPHLRVLANLNYGHRDDAGSLGVDETIAFLGIAHLLDRWPRTLSGGEAKRVAIGRALLSGPHFLLLDEPLSSLDRARREEIMIVIERLRDEVKLPILMVTHDRAEAERLASRIVEI; this comes from the coding sequence ATGTCCTTTGACCTCGACCTGACCAAGCGGCTCGGCGATACCGAGATCGCCTGCCGGATCGAGGCGGGAGAGGGCCTGACCGTGTTGTTCGGCGCATCCGGCGCGGGCAAGACTACGGTGCTCAACATGGTCGCGGGGCTGGTGACGCCCGATGCGGGGCATGTGCGGGTCGGCGGCGAGACGCTGTTCGACGCGGTGATCGACGTGCCGGTGGAGCAGCGCCGCGCCGGCTATGTGTTTCAGGAAGCGCGGCTGTTCCCGCATCTCCGCGTGCTGGCCAATCTGAACTATGGCCATCGCGACGATGCGGGGTCGCTCGGCGTGGACGAGACGATTGCGTTTCTGGGGATCGCGCACCTGCTCGACCGCTGGCCGCGTACCTTGTCGGGCGGCGAAGCGAAGCGAGTGGCGATCGGCCGCGCACTGCTGTCCGGCCCGCACTTCCTGCTGCTCGACGAACCGCTGTCGTCGCTGGACCGGGCGCGGCGCGAGGAGATCATGATCGTGATCGAGCGGCTGCGCGACGAAGTGAAGCTGCCGATCCTCATGGTCACCCACGACCGCGCCGAAGCCGAGCGGCTGGCGAGCCGGATCGTCGAGATTTAA
- the modB gene encoding molybdate ABC transporter permease subunit — protein MLTSAEWGIVALSLQVGGIAVLATLPIAFGLAWLLARGRFPGKILLDGLVHLPLVVPPVVTGWLLLLTFAPAGPIGGWLESWFGISVLFRWTGAAIAAGVMALPLMVRAMRLSIEAVDRRLEGAARTLGASPWRVFRTVTLPLSLPGILAGLVLGFARALGEFGATITFVSNVPGETETLPLAIYAALQVPGGEAMVLRLAIISVLLSLAALVASELIARRAGRGMHVL, from the coding sequence ATGCTGACCAGCGCCGAATGGGGCATTGTCGCCCTGTCGTTGCAAGTGGGCGGCATTGCGGTGCTGGCGACGCTGCCGATCGCGTTCGGACTGGCGTGGCTGCTGGCGCGGGGGCGATTTCCCGGAAAGATATTGCTCGACGGGCTGGTGCATCTACCGCTGGTCGTGCCGCCGGTGGTGACCGGATGGCTGCTGCTGCTGACGTTCGCTCCGGCGGGGCCGATCGGCGGCTGGTTGGAAAGCTGGTTCGGGATCAGCGTGCTGTTTCGCTGGACCGGCGCGGCGATCGCGGCGGGGGTGATGGCGCTGCCGCTGATGGTGCGGGCGATGCGCCTCTCGATCGAAGCAGTCGACCGGCGGCTGGAAGGCGCGGCGCGGACGCTGGGGGCGTCGCCGTGGCGCGTGTTCCGCACGGTGACGCTGCCGCTGAGCCTGCCGGGCATTCTCGCCGGACTGGTGCTCGGCTTCGCTCGCGCGCTGGGCGAGTTCGGCGCGACGATCACCTTCGTGTCGAACGTGCCGGGGGAGACCGAGACGCTGCCGCTGGCCATCTACGCCGCGCTGCAGGTGCCGGGTGGCGAAGCGATGGTGCTGCGGCTGGCGATCATCTCGGTCCTGCTCTCGCTGGCGGCGCTGGTCGCATCGGAACTGATTGCGCGGCGCGCGGGGAGGGGGATGCATGTCCTTTGA
- the modA gene encoding molybdate ABC transporter substrate-binding protein has product MNRRDFLWSALAAGAFGGGIAQAQSRKAPLVLAAASLQESMNAAADAWARKDNPRPVISFAASSALARQIAAGAPADLFASADEEWMDDIQRRGLIVPGTRADFLGNRLVLVASALDMKGVPIQRGSPIAAMLGSGRLAMADPDAVPAGRYGKAAFERLGLWPALAPKVVRAENVRAALAFVERGAAKYGVVYATDARASRKVRVAGIFPANSHPPIRYPVARLKASTSPDAEGFRQFLLSRDGKAIFARFGFTPL; this is encoded by the coding sequence ATGAATCGCCGCGATTTCCTGTGGAGCGCGCTTGCGGCCGGAGCCTTTGGCGGCGGCATCGCGCAGGCACAATCGCGCAAGGCGCCGCTGGTGCTGGCCGCCGCGAGCCTCCAGGAATCGATGAACGCGGCTGCCGACGCCTGGGCCCGCAAGGACAATCCGCGTCCGGTGATATCCTTCGCCGCATCTTCCGCGCTGGCCCGGCAGATCGCGGCGGGGGCGCCGGCCGATCTGTTCGCGTCGGCGGACGAGGAATGGATGGACGATATCCAGCGGCGCGGGCTGATCGTGCCCGGCACGCGCGCCGATTTCCTCGGCAACCGGCTGGTGCTGGTGGCGAGCGCGCTCGACATGAAGGGCGTGCCGATCCAGCGCGGATCGCCGATCGCGGCGATGCTGGGTAGCGGAAGGCTGGCGATGGCAGATCCCGATGCCGTGCCCGCCGGGCGTTACGGCAAGGCGGCGTTCGAGCGGCTGGGCCTGTGGCCCGCGCTGGCGCCGAAGGTGGTGCGGGCCGAGAATGTCCGCGCGGCGCTGGCGTTCGTCGAGCGGGGCGCGGCGAAATATGGCGTGGTCTATGCCACCGACGCCCGCGCCTCGCGCAAGGTGCGCGTGGCGGGCATCTTCCCGGCGAACAGCCATCCGCCGATCCGCTACCCGGTCGCCCGGCTCAAGGCCTCGACCAGCCCCGATGCCGAGGGCTTCCGCCAGTTCCTGCTCTCGCGCGACGGCAAGGCCATCTTCGCCCGTTTCGGCTTCACGCCGCTCTGA